Proteins co-encoded in one Haladaptatus sp. ZSTT2 genomic window:
- a CDS encoding inorganic phosphate transporter → MISVLLVSGVLVSMFVAYNIGGSTTGPAFGPAVGADAISKPAAAGLMGVFFFIGAWTLGRNVVAKLGTELVVDTGIFTPESSIMVLFFIGIALLVGNVFGVPASTSMTAVGAIAGLGLAGGVLNLAVMGQIVIWWVVSPIIGFWVSLIIGRYFYARLNGMVAMERSTGPLFDIDRSGRIPIPRVHRTTNRRELGGTFTVVAIGCLMAFSSGTSNIANAVAPLVGSGELAMNPAIIFGGIAVTIGAFTIARRTLETMGSDITELPLTAAIVVASVSSTLVVFLSALGIPASFVIIATMSIVGLGWGRATRPMTASEIVVSDGGPPVRVDALAADEEGETLPPIGAENPEDIPRPGALFNPVTTARVVLMQNVVPAIATVGSYLMFRFVPIFGF, encoded by the coding sequence ATGATTAGCGTCCTCCTCGTCTCTGGCGTCCTTGTTTCGATGTTCGTCGCCTACAACATCGGTGGGTCGACCACGGGCCCGGCGTTCGGGCCTGCTGTCGGTGCCGACGCCATCTCGAAGCCCGCTGCCGCGGGACTGATGGGCGTATTCTTCTTCATCGGTGCGTGGACGCTCGGCCGGAACGTCGTGGCGAAACTCGGCACTGAACTGGTCGTCGATACCGGTATCTTCACGCCCGAATCCTCCATCATGGTTCTCTTTTTCATCGGGATTGCACTGTTGGTCGGGAACGTCTTCGGCGTGCCAGCATCGACCTCGATGACTGCTGTGGGTGCAATCGCCGGCCTCGGGCTGGCCGGTGGCGTGTTGAATCTCGCCGTGATGGGCCAGATCGTCATCTGGTGGGTCGTCTCCCCCATCATCGGGTTTTGGGTCTCGTTGATCATCGGTCGGTACTTCTACGCCCGGCTGAACGGGATGGTCGCGATGGAGCGCAGCACGGGGCCCCTGTTCGACATCGACCGATCGGGCCGTATCCCCATCCCACGAGTCCACCGAACGACAAACCGTCGGGAGCTGGGCGGGACGTTCACCGTCGTCGCAATCGGCTGTCTGATGGCCTTCTCCTCGGGAACGTCGAACATCGCCAACGCCGTCGCACCGCTGGTCGGCAGTGGCGAACTGGCGATGAACCCGGCCATCATCTTCGGTGGTATCGCCGTCACCATCGGGGCGTTCACCATCGCCCGACGAACCTTAGAGACGATGGGCAGTGACATCACGGAACTCCCCCTTACTGCGGCCATCGTTGTCGCGTCGGTTTCCTCGACGCTGGTCGTCTTCCTCTCGGCGCTCGGCATCCCCGCGAGCTTCGTCATCATCGCGACGATGTCTATCGTCGGGTTGGGCTGGGGGCGGGCGACCCGACCGATGACCGCCTCTGAGATAGTCGTCAGCGACGGCGGGCCACCTGTCAGGGTCGACGCGCTGGCAGCCGACGAGGAGGGCGAAACGCTTCCCCCCATCGGCGCGGAGAACCCCGAGGACATCCCCCGCCCAGGGGCGCTGTTCAACCCGGTGACGACCGCTCGGGTCGTCCTGATGCAGAACGTTGTGCCGGCCATCGCGACGGTTGGTTCCTATCTCATGTTCCGCTTTGTCCCGATATTCGGCTTCTGA
- a CDS encoding DUF7261 family protein, which translates to MVWKASDGGASTFQQAVATAGTDIPQRYDWDSREAAVETIRGRLSPTIETLETSRIEKGTTYEISTNQTVATSWATANCPAAQKPNIGTKRNMR; encoded by the coding sequence ATGGTCTGGAAGGCGAGTGATGGGGGTGCTTCCACCTTCCAGCAAGCAGTTGCGACTGCGGGTACGGATATTCCCCAACGCTACGACTGGGATTCACGCGAGGCGGCAGTCGAAACCATCCGCGGCCGACTCAGCCCTACCATCGAAACGCTCGAAACTTCGCGGATAGAGAAAGGCACCACCTACGAAATTTCGACGAATCAGACCGTCGCTACGTCGTGGGCGACGGCGAACTGTCCGGCGGCTCAGAAGCCGAATATCGGGACAAAGCGGAACATGAGATAG
- a CDS encoding RNA-guided endonuclease InsQ/TnpB family protein, with protein MEKSLTKTLVFQLQPDDERLLSEAYHEARWVYNQTIQLATNGMDWDNISPRLEDEANLVKNTTQRVVAKSLDALQQSYDRDDYNTPSYEKTGPYPLRMNFTEGYNLTLKDDGIHYRISAKPYNPVNGTLRGSPDNLELLEQALESDKWRVGTAEAIVRNGNHELHVNVTHLEATVHDKHDAQTVVGVDINEDCVALAALREDDLVDSVVIDYPEIKHERHRYFTMRKRMQNVGQTAFDRVFENKEERYVHDQLHQVSRQIVEWVQQFKSPLVVFEDLKHMRDSINYGTRMNRRLHSLPFHKLRSFVAYKAAFEGIPSEDIDPAYTSQMCSFTECEHTARSNRRKKRFKCKACGRQDHADRNAAVNIAKKGLESLNRNVPALKTLPNIRKLRRQASGCVNQPTVSQPTVRGYQADGRVGVSD; from the coding sequence ATGGAGAAGTCGCTTACGAAGACACTCGTCTTCCAACTCCAACCCGATGACGAGCGACTTCTCTCCGAAGCGTATCACGAAGCCCGATGGGTGTACAACCAGACCATCCAGTTAGCGACAAACGGAATGGACTGGGACAACATCTCACCCCGTCTGGAAGACGAGGCAAACCTCGTGAAGAACACCACGCAACGAGTCGTCGCCAAGTCGTTAGACGCACTTCAGCAATCCTACGACCGAGACGACTACAACACGCCCAGTTATGAGAAAACTGGCCCATACCCGTTGAGGATGAACTTCACCGAAGGATACAACCTTACGCTCAAAGACGACGGGATACACTACCGAATCAGTGCCAAACCATACAACCCAGTCAACGGCACGCTTCGTGGTTCGCCTGACAACCTCGAACTTCTCGAACAAGCCCTCGAAAGCGACAAATGGCGTGTTGGAACAGCCGAAGCGATAGTTCGCAACGGAAACCACGAACTGCACGTCAACGTCACTCACCTCGAAGCGACCGTCCACGACAAACACGACGCTCAAACCGTCGTGGGAGTGGATATTAACGAGGACTGTGTGGCGCTTGCCGCCCTTCGTGAAGACGACCTTGTGGATTCGGTGGTCATCGACTACCCGGAAATCAAACACGAGCGGCATCGATACTTCACGATGCGAAAGCGGATGCAGAACGTTGGGCAGACAGCGTTCGACCGTGTGTTCGAGAACAAAGAGGAGCGATACGTCCACGACCAACTCCACCAAGTCTCCCGCCAGATTGTGGAGTGGGTTCAGCAATTCAAGTCGCCACTCGTTGTGTTTGAAGACCTCAAGCATATGCGAGACTCGATTAACTATGGCACTCGGATGAATCGTCGGTTGCACTCATTGCCGTTTCACAAACTCCGTTCGTTCGTCGCGTACAAGGCGGCGTTCGAGGGGATTCCAAGCGAAGATATTGACCCGGCTTACACCAGTCAGATGTGTTCTTTTACGGAGTGTGAGCATACGGCTCGGTCGAATCGTCGGAAGAAGCGGTTCAAGTGCAAAGCGTGTGGTCGGCAAGACCATGCTGACCGGAATGCGGCAGTGAATATTGCGAAGAAAGGGTTGGAGTCGTTGAATCGAAATGTGCCTGCTCTCAAGACGTTGCCGAATATTCGGAAACTGCGACGACAGGCATCGGGCTGTGTGAATCAGCCGACCGTGTCCCAACCGACCGTTCGAGGCTATCAGGCCGATGGTCGAGTGGGAGTGTCCGACTAA
- a CDS encoding APC family permease, with amino-acid sequence MAGELSRVLSKRDIFVLAFGAMIGWGWIVQTGYFIDQSGVSGAIAAFILGGFMVSVVSLIYGELASAMPFVGGEHSYSLKALGPIGSFVCTWALIFGYVSVVAFEAIALPSALAYIVPGFNVFELWTVAGNPVYASWVATGVIGSVVITYLNYRGVRPAAQFQAILALVITLAGATLLAGALFNGTSPADPPFAGAGIGGVFTVAIMTPFMFVGFDVIPQAAGEANISPKLLGSLIGISVVCAATFYIAVIWAAGHVASGAVLVDSALPAAKAMEIAFNSQTIGRIMALAGLAGILTSWNGFVLGASRAIYALADSEMLPDSLATLHPKHNTPSTAIVLVGGLAALAPLFGEQMLIWIVNAGGLGLVTAWFLVVISFLVLRYRDPAMERPFKLPGGYAVGALALALTVFFIGLYMPGSPSELGVYEWAIILAWCVLGAVLLGLAGGFPSRSEARSHLRQQELND; translated from the coding sequence ATGGCAGGGGAACTCTCCCGCGTCCTTTCGAAGCGCGACATTTTTGTGCTCGCCTTCGGCGCAATGATTGGGTGGGGTTGGATCGTACAGACCGGCTACTTCATCGACCAGAGTGGGGTATCCGGCGCAATCGCGGCGTTCATCCTCGGCGGGTTCATGGTGAGCGTCGTCTCACTCATCTACGGCGAACTCGCCTCCGCGATGCCGTTTGTCGGCGGCGAACACAGCTACAGCCTCAAGGCGCTCGGGCCGATTGGCTCGTTCGTGTGTACGTGGGCGCTCATCTTCGGCTACGTGAGCGTCGTCGCCTTCGAGGCAATCGCGCTCCCGAGCGCACTCGCCTACATCGTCCCCGGCTTCAACGTCTTCGAGCTGTGGACCGTCGCCGGAAATCCCGTCTACGCCTCGTGGGTCGCCACCGGCGTCATCGGTTCTGTCGTCATCACCTACCTGAACTACCGTGGCGTTCGCCCCGCCGCGCAGTTCCAGGCCATCCTCGCGCTCGTCATCACGCTCGCCGGCGCGACGCTCCTCGCAGGCGCGCTCTTTAACGGTACCTCGCCCGCAGACCCACCGTTTGCCGGCGCGGGCATCGGCGGAGTGTTCACTGTCGCCATCATGACGCCGTTCATGTTCGTCGGCTTCGACGTGATTCCCCAGGCGGCAGGCGAAGCGAACATCTCGCCAAAGCTCCTCGGGAGCCTCATCGGCATCTCGGTCGTCTGTGCCGCCACGTTCTACATCGCCGTTATCTGGGCGGCCGGACACGTCGCCTCCGGCGCGGTGCTCGTAGACAGCGCCCTCCCCGCAGCCAAGGCGATGGAAATCGCGTTCAACAGCCAGACCATCGGCCGTATCATGGCGCTGGCCGGACTCGCTGGCATCCTCACGAGTTGGAACGGGTTCGTCCTCGGCGCGAGCCGCGCGATTTACGCACTCGCAGACTCAGAGATGCTCCCCGACTCACTCGCCACGCTCCACCCGAAACACAACACGCCCTCGACCGCAATCGTCCTCGTCGGCGGGCTCGCCGCGCTCGCACCGCTGTTCGGCGAGCAGATGCTCATATGGATTGTCAATGCGGGCGGCCTCGGACTGGTCACCGCGTGGTTCCTCGTCGTCATCTCGTTCCTCGTCCTGCGCTACCGCGACCCCGCGATGGAACGGCCGTTCAAGCTCCCCGGCGGCTACGCCGTCGGCGCACTCGCCCTCGCGTTGACTGTCTTCTTCATCGGCCTCTACATGCCCGGGTCGCCATCTGAACTTGGTGTCTACGAGTGGGCAATCATCCTCGCGTGGTGTGTCCTCGGTGCCGTATTGCTTGGGCTGGCCGGTGGCTTCCCGAGCAGGAGCGAAGCGCGGTCGCATCTTCGCCAGCAAGAATTGAACGACTGA
- a CDS encoding ornithine cyclodeaminase family protein — MTRILSDADVRGLLDIEDVLSVVEDALRKQGRGEVERPERPHFPVGQKLDSSHPDEPLGTGLVMPAYIHGSEYFATKLVSVHPKNKRRGLPTIHAQIAVNAAETGLPVAYMDGSVITAARTSCIGGLAARELCAGPISLAVIGAGTQSRWQIRAVTTAAEVESIILYDHNESMLAEAVRELTTELDVPIETAGSPEAAVSDATLVITATTSTVPVFSGAHLAPGTTVVGIGAYTAEMQELDAQTIEGASTVFADVPEEVAEIGDILESALAEDDLIPFSDLLTGEAKRASPEDVIVVESVGSAVMDAAVAGHIYDHAVSESVGSELSL; from the coding sequence ATGACTCGCATTCTCTCGGATGCAGACGTTCGAGGCCTTCTTGATATTGAAGACGTTCTCTCCGTCGTTGAAGACGCCTTACGCAAACAGGGTCGTGGCGAGGTCGAACGGCCGGAGCGACCACACTTTCCAGTTGGGCAAAAACTCGATTCAAGCCACCCAGACGAACCGCTCGGGACAGGACTCGTCATGCCTGCGTACATCCACGGCAGCGAGTATTTCGCCACGAAACTCGTGAGCGTCCACCCCAAGAACAAGCGTCGTGGGCTGCCGACGATACACGCCCAAATCGCGGTGAACGCAGCAGAAACCGGGCTTCCAGTGGCGTATATGGATGGCTCAGTCATCACGGCCGCGCGGACGAGTTGCATCGGCGGACTGGCCGCACGAGAGCTCTGTGCAGGACCGATTTCGCTTGCCGTCATCGGTGCGGGAACGCAGTCGCGCTGGCAGATTCGCGCGGTGACAACCGCAGCAGAGGTTGAATCCATTATCCTGTACGACCACAACGAATCGATGCTTGCCGAGGCGGTCCGAGAACTCACGACGGAACTCGACGTGCCTATCGAGACGGCCGGATCGCCCGAAGCTGCCGTCTCGGATGCGACGCTGGTTATCACCGCGACGACGAGTACCGTACCGGTGTTCTCGGGTGCCCACCTCGCACCGGGAACGACTGTCGTCGGAATCGGTGCGTACACCGCCGAGATGCAGGAACTCGATGCGCAAACAATCGAAGGGGCGAGCACGGTGTTTGCGGACGTCCCAGAAGAGGTGGCCGAGATTGGCGATATTCTGGAGAGTGCTCTCGCTGAGGACGACCTCATTCCCTTCTCGGACCTGCTCACTGGCGAGGCGAAGCGAGCGTCGCCCGAGGACGTCATCGTCGTTGAAAGCGTCGGGTCTGCGGTGATGGATGCGGCGGTGGCTGGGCATATCTATGACCACGCAGTGTCCGAAAGTGTCGGCAGCGAACTGTCGCTGTGA
- a CDS encoding peroxiredoxin, whose translation MSEDFPLPDNLPVPEDDGAADHLRGMELPELSLPATDGTTVSLHKLPPRTVIYVYPLTGRPDTDVIPAGWEAVPGARGCTPESLGFRSQYEALRESGVGEVYGLSTQTSEYQREARDRLDLPFELLSDAEWEVATALELPTFTIEGADYLKRLTLVVSDGRIEHVFYPIFPPDEHAGNVLAWVSNDSQ comes from the coding sequence ATGTCAGAGGACTTCCCATTGCCAGACAACCTCCCAGTACCGGAAGACGATGGTGCGGCCGACCATCTCCGCGGGATGGAACTGCCTGAGCTGTCACTCCCAGCAACCGACGGCACCACCGTTTCTCTCCACAAGCTTCCGCCGCGAACGGTCATCTATGTCTATCCGCTGACGGGGCGGCCAGACACGGACGTGATTCCAGCGGGCTGGGAAGCGGTCCCGGGTGCCCGTGGCTGTACGCCCGAGTCGCTCGGCTTTCGCAGTCAGTACGAGGCGCTCAGAGAGAGTGGGGTCGGTGAGGTCTACGGACTGTCTACACAGACGAGTGAGTACCAACGCGAGGCCCGTGACCGGCTGGACCTTCCCTTTGAGCTGCTCAGCGATGCCGAGTGGGAGGTGGCGACGGCACTCGAGTTACCGACGTTCACCATTGAGGGGGCCGACTATCTGAAGCGGTTGACGCTGGTCGTGTCTGACGGGAGAATCGAACACGTCTTCTATCCGATTTTCCCTCCAGACGAGCACGCAGGCAACGTTCTGGCGTGGGTGAGCAACGACTCCCAGTAA
- a CDS encoding MOSC domain-containing protein, producing MSENGVVVRIFTAPDTGDEMVEHESVNAVEDRGIEGDRYFKGKGIWNEWEDNPNNEASDITFIELEAIEAVREDYNIALALGDARRNVVTRDVALNHLVGKRFQVGDAVCEGLNLCEPCGYMQGLVGKGKVADALKHRGGLDARVIESGRIERDDAIIL from the coding sequence ATGAGCGAAAACGGCGTGGTCGTTCGCATCTTCACCGCCCCCGATACGGGAGACGAGATGGTCGAACACGAGTCGGTAAACGCGGTCGAAGACCGGGGCATCGAGGGTGACCGCTATTTCAAGGGCAAGGGCATCTGGAACGAGTGGGAAGACAATCCGAACAACGAGGCGAGCGACATCACCTTCATCGAACTGGAGGCCATCGAAGCCGTCCGCGAGGATTACAACATCGCCCTCGCCCTCGGGGATGCGCGCCGGAACGTCGTGACGCGCGACGTGGCGCTCAACCATCTCGTCGGCAAACGGTTTCAGGTTGGTGACGCCGTCTGTGAGGGGCTGAATCTCTGTGAGCCCTGTGGGTACATGCAGGGGCTTGTCGGAAAGGGAAAAGTCGCAGATGCACTGAAACATCGCGGCGGCCTCGATGCACGAGTCATCGAGTCTGGACGAATCGAACGTGACGACGCGATTATTCTCTAA
- a CDS encoding winged helix DNA-binding domain-containing protein — protein MVRTFSDDEVRRLRLRSQLLDTGTATDVPDVLSRVCGLQAQDAGAATLGIRTRSSGVTAADVEAALFENRSVVRTWCMRGTLHLVATEDVPWLLSVFGPVFVARGRKRLSDLGFDDDASANAVETIHDAIDDHGPLTRAEIVESVQRAGFAFDARGQAPFHLILRAALQGLVCKVAPVDGAEAYGLLSEWVGIREFPKREASLRTLARRYLSAYQPASLADFASWSKLPMADVRAAWAAIEDERTVVNDGGDRIEMLAGDVPNQDDIQESSLRLLPRFDTYLLGYASREFAVSPAKESNIWPGGGMIQPTVIHDGRAIATWKLDRSKRQTEVIFVPFDEFLADWHATLDAEVEDIGRFLDEDVGYRIEGS, from the coding sequence ATGGTACGGACGTTCTCCGATGACGAGGTGAGACGGCTTCGTCTGCGTTCTCAGCTACTCGACACAGGGACTGCCACAGACGTTCCGGACGTACTCTCCCGTGTCTGTGGCCTCCAAGCGCAGGATGCGGGGGCAGCGACGCTCGGTATTAGAACACGGAGTTCGGGCGTGACCGCCGCGGACGTGGAAGCGGCCTTGTTCGAGAACCGGAGCGTCGTTCGAACCTGGTGCATGCGAGGCACCCTCCATCTCGTCGCCACCGAAGACGTTCCATGGTTGCTGTCGGTGTTCGGCCCCGTGTTCGTCGCCCGGGGGCGGAAACGACTCAGCGACCTTGGGTTTGACGACGATGCAAGCGCGAACGCAGTCGAGACGATTCACGACGCAATCGACGACCATGGACCGCTCACCCGAGCGGAGATTGTGGAGTCGGTCCAGCGAGCCGGGTTTGCGTTCGACGCTCGTGGTCAGGCCCCGTTTCACCTCATCCTCCGTGCGGCATTGCAGGGACTCGTCTGCAAGGTCGCACCGGTAGACGGGGCTGAGGCGTACGGACTGCTCAGCGAGTGGGTGGGGATACGAGAGTTCCCGAAGAGAGAAGCCAGCTTGCGAACCCTCGCGCGGCGCTACCTTTCTGCGTATCAACCCGCATCCCTCGCGGACTTCGCCTCGTGGTCGAAATTGCCGATGGCTGACGTTCGAGCCGCGTGGGCGGCAATCGAGGACGAACGAACCGTCGTCAACGACGGTGGAGATAGAATCGAGATGTTGGCCGGAGACGTTCCCAATCAGGATGATATTCAGGAATCGTCGCTCCGATTGCTCCCCCGTTTCGACACCTATCTCCTCGGGTACGCAAGTCGGGAATTCGCTGTTTCGCCAGCAAAGGAAAGCAACATCTGGCCGGGTGGAGGTATGATTCAACCCACCGTTATCCACGATGGTCGCGCGATCGCAACGTGGAAACTTGACCGCTCGAAGCGCCAGACAGAAGTGATTTTCGTACCGTTCGACGAGTTTCTCGCCGATTGGCACGCGACGTTAGACGCGGAAGTGGAGGATATCGGACGATTCCTTGATGAAGATGTGGGCTATCGAATCGAAGGGAGTTGA
- a CDS encoding pyridoxamine 5'-phosphate oxidase family protein: MSDDIENITDTIRYQGKAVSDPEWIPAFLATQKSGVIGLIDDDTPHLVTQLFVYDDEEGAIYLHGAQGGRAHDLVGAGDEPRASFTTHEMGRFIPADEPVNFTVEYSSVVAYGTISFVSAEAEKRRVLELFMDKYAPQLIPGEDYELMSEESIDRTAVYRFAVESWSGKEGWKASDHPGAYDLDAEREAE; encoded by the coding sequence ATGAGCGACGACATCGAGAACATCACCGACACCATCCGCTATCAGGGCAAAGCGGTCTCCGACCCGGAGTGGATCCCAGCGTTCCTCGCCACCCAAAAATCGGGCGTCATCGGGCTGATTGACGACGACACGCCGCACCTCGTGACACAACTGTTCGTCTACGACGACGAGGAGGGCGCGATATACCTCCACGGCGCACAGGGCGGGCGCGCCCACGACCTCGTGGGGGCGGGCGACGAACCGCGGGCGTCTTTTACGACCCACGAGATGGGACGGTTCATCCCCGCAGATGAACCCGTGAACTTCACCGTCGAGTATTCGAGCGTGGTCGCCTACGGAACCATCTCGTTCGTCTCTGCGGAAGCCGAAAAGCGCCGCGTACTCGAACTGTTCATGGACAAATACGCGCCACAACTCATCCCCGGCGAGGATTACGAACTCATGAGCGAGGAGTCCATCGACCGGACGGCCGTGTATCGGTTCGCCGTCGAATCGTGGAGCGGAAAAGAGGGCTGGAAGGCTTCCGACCATCCGGGTGCATACGATTTAGACGCGGAACGAGAGGCGGAGTAA
- a CDS encoding FAD-binding oxidoreductase: MVTVSDFRKTFRGTLLQPQDKGYHEARAVWNGAIDRHPAVIARCAGTADVIAAVNFARDHDLEIAVRGGGHNVAGTAVCDDGIVIDLSAMRAVWVDPGARTARVQGGALWGDVDHETQVHGLATTGGIVSHTGVAGLTLGGGIGWMMRTHGLTADNVRSADVVTATGEFIRASDDEHPDLFWALRGGGGNFGIVTSFEFALHPVGPTVLAGPVYWAADDTADVLRFYRDFARDAPDKLGTVIKFGTVPPLPAVPEELHWRPAVAINTCYAGPVDEGERVLRPLREYGTPLLDLVSAKSYLAHQGGLDSTVPHGWHYYWKSTDLPELSDDLIDVFVDHAFSAESPRSYSVLFHLGGAVSHIDDDATAYTGRNSPHNLNINGVWRPDEEEKYAESETAWTRRFFDALEPHREGVYVNFLDADDGTQRVREAYGADTYQRLAEVKAEYDPENVFHRNQNIEPAV; encoded by the coding sequence ATGGTAACAGTTAGCGACTTCCGAAAAACGTTTCGTGGTACCCTGCTCCAGCCCCAAGACAAGGGCTACCACGAGGCCCGTGCGGTCTGGAACGGGGCAATCGATCGCCATCCTGCGGTCATCGCTAGGTGTGCAGGCACCGCGGATGTAATCGCGGCTGTGAACTTCGCACGGGACCACGACCTCGAAATCGCGGTCCGCGGCGGCGGCCACAATGTTGCCGGCACCGCCGTCTGCGACGACGGAATCGTTATCGACCTCTCAGCGATGCGAGCCGTGTGGGTTGACCCGGGCGCACGAACCGCCCGAGTACAGGGCGGTGCCCTGTGGGGTGATGTTGACCACGAGACCCAGGTCCACGGCTTGGCAACCACGGGCGGCATCGTCAGTCACACCGGCGTCGCTGGACTCACACTCGGCGGTGGAATTGGCTGGATGATGCGCACGCACGGCCTCACCGCCGACAACGTGCGCTCGGCCGATGTGGTGACCGCCACTGGCGAATTCATCCGAGCCTCGGACGACGAGCACCCGGATCTGTTCTGGGCGCTCCGAGGCGGTGGCGGAAACTTCGGCATCGTGACTTCCTTTGAGTTCGCCCTCCACCCTGTTGGTCCAACTGTACTCGCCGGCCCCGTGTACTGGGCAGCGGACGACACCGCCGACGTGCTACGCTTCTATCGCGACTTCGCGCGGGATGCTCCCGACAAACTTGGCACCGTCATCAAGTTCGGGACTGTTCCTCCTCTCCCAGCTGTCCCTGAGGAGCTTCATTGGCGACCCGCCGTTGCCATCAACACCTGCTACGCCGGGCCAGTCGACGAGGGTGAACGCGTCCTCCGACCACTGCGTGAGTACGGGACACCGCTTCTCGACCTAGTTTCGGCCAAGTCCTATTTGGCACACCAGGGTGGGCTCGACAGCACCGTCCCCCATGGATGGCACTACTACTGGAAATCGACCGATCTGCCGGAGCTGTCCGATGACCTGATTGACGTGTTCGTGGACCACGCTTTCTCGGCGGAATCACCCCGCTCGTACTCGGTGCTATTCCATCTCGGCGGCGCAGTGAGCCACATCGATGATGACGCCACCGCCTACACCGGGCGGAACTCGCCTCACAACCTCAACATCAACGGTGTCTGGCGTCCCGACGAGGAGGAGAAGTACGCCGAGTCGGAAACAGCGTGGACCCGTCGCTTTTTCGACGCGCTCGAACCCCATCGAGAGGGAGTCTACGTGAATTTTCTTGACGCCGACGACGGTACCCAACGGGTCCGTGAAGCCTACGGTGCAGACACCTACCAGCGTCTCGCCGAGGTCAAGGCCGAATACGATCCCGAGAACGTGTTCCACCGCAACCAGAACATCGAGCCGGCCGTCTGA
- a CDS encoding antibiotic biosynthesis monooxygenase — MAFLVATATVADFEAWKSSFDSNDSFRTEHGQLGYQTFQSVDDPNEVVVLFDWDDAEDPRAFFGSEEMRERLAAAGVKGMPELSVVKMVDQKSVIEPSA, encoded by the coding sequence ATGGCGTTCTTAGTTGCAACGGCTACCGTGGCGGACTTCGAGGCGTGGAAATCCTCGTTCGACAGTAACGATTCCTTCCGCACTGAACACGGACAGCTGGGCTATCAGACCTTCCAGAGTGTGGACGATCCGAACGAGGTCGTCGTCCTGTTCGACTGGGATGACGCAGAAGATCCTCGTGCGTTCTTTGGGTCCGAAGAGATGCGTGAGCGGTTGGCGGCTGCAGGCGTGAAGGGGATGCCAGAACTGTCGGTCGTAAAGATGGTCGATCAGAAATCGGTTATCGAACCGTCTGCATAA
- a CDS encoding cysteine hydrolase family protein — MSITLVPERTVLLITDPQVDFLKPESVVWDHVGETVEENNVVENLVQLRDAAREGGIKVFYSPHYYEQDEYESWQHLNTIDGMMFETRMFDRAGSGSDFIPELEPDDNTFVCAPHKQLSGFWSNDINTQLRQRDISTIVLAGMSANLCVESHLRDAVEAGFEVVVVTDATAAAGKAALDAAYTNYGFIAHETTTTEEIVPRLAQREMAPADD, encoded by the coding sequence ATGTCCATCACACTCGTACCAGAACGAACCGTACTGCTGATTACCGACCCACAAGTTGATTTCCTCAAGCCTGAAAGCGTCGTCTGGGATCACGTCGGTGAAACAGTCGAGGAGAACAATGTCGTCGAAAATCTGGTTCAACTGAGAGACGCTGCCCGTGAAGGTGGTATCAAGGTGTTCTATTCGCCACACTACTACGAGCAAGACGAGTACGAAAGCTGGCAACACCTGAACACTATCGATGGGATGATGTTCGAGACCCGGATGTTCGACCGCGCTGGCTCAGGGAGCGACTTTATTCCCGAACTCGAACCCGACGACAACACCTTCGTGTGCGCGCCACACAAGCAGCTCAGTGGGTTCTGGAGCAACGACATCAACACGCAACTCCGCCAACGCGACATTAGCACGATTGTACTCGCAGGAATGAGCGCGAATCTGTGCGTCGAATCACATCTTCGCGACGCCGTTGAAGCTGGATTCGAGGTCGTCGTCGTTACTGATGCAACCGCCGCTGCTGGCAAAGCCGCGCTCGATGCCGCCTACACGAACTACGGCTTCATCGCACACGAAACCACCACGACCGAGGAGATAGTTCCTCGACTCGCGCAAAGAGAGATGGCTCCAGCTGACGATTAA